From the genome of Phaeodactylum tricornutum CCAP 1055/1 chromosome 13, whole genome shotgun sequence, one region includes:
- a CDS encoding predicted protein: protein MAEEARGICVRDVAATDFIKSYAEHLKNSDKFDLPVWSDTVKTAVFKELAPYGDDWYYIRAASIARKVYLRPGVGIGQLQKWYGGSYRRGTRSEHFRKAASGIIRSVLIQLEEMKVVEKVGTGGRRVSVVGQQDLDRIAGTVFRAAEEDDEE, encoded by the coding sequence ATGGCAGAAGAAGCTCGTGGAATTTGTGTTCGTGATGTTGCGGCAACGGACTTTATCAAGTCTTACGCCGAGCACTTGAAGAACTCTGACAAGTTCGACTTGCCGGTCTGGTCGGACACCGTCAAGACGGCCGTCTTCAAAGAGTTGGCTCCGTACGGTGACGACTGGTATTACATCCGAGCAGCCTCCATTGCACGAAAGGTGTACCTACGTCCTGGAGTTGGAATCGGACAACTGCAAAAGTGGTACGGAGGAAGCTACCGTCGTGGAACACGATCTGAACATTTCCGAAAGGCTGCCTCGGGTATCATTCGTTCTGTTTTGATCCAATTGGAAGagatgaaagttgtcgaAAAAGTCGGAACTGGTGGACGCAGAGTTTCGGTGGTCGGCCAACAGGATCTTGACCGAATCGCCGGAACTGTTTTCCGTGCCgcggaagaggacgacgaagagtAA
- a CDS encoding predicted protein, producing MFWDREATIQVRGEPTDRKVDDLHGSTVIRVDKVIERRQHLPVESVELEEREQPCVATPLTEGVGQTCHFSSSIKNQKKVLSDNGETGMPVEEEPNWLDISNWFTALGKQGLEDHHQPKARIDFIEIDTKVEDHELVQLQEMYLPTCLRWLDPTFQPIDDLEGATTTNEQLSAGVSTRIGFSDVQSVTLANGEGSIADLVASNSFDLGKNEDFPERVKPTFDVANKLADTSKSEATATIRTSDNRLCLAKGKKAMSEVHNEERRQILVKELLSSISTYGRYDPRVADASASLGDHLDESGEHKQSLKLYRDAVSIYSSKLGDDHKKTMDARVKLGRILEHAGEYNEAINTYYLATVMRKAVRGEKDPAAADSIVCIAHTLRKKGDYHQAIKELKRSLKIYRESLGDAHPKVSSAVDEIASLYVTLGDFDKSAAILEEVVKLKAATLGMNTKEVASTLISLATTYECSEQVEKSLKTLKKAYKIESEIGGFSSEGAISILNRIAMLYEGTGDYNRASIAFLGVLRGQKSIYGEEHLVVGEAYYKLGYSLHQMGHIHKALKCMKEALPIFVREGTETSDVERIAEILHEMGLMNKEMKNFHESTCMFKQELGIRRKIGQSEFPLITRALNQLGVVEFEMKNSSRALKYLVEALSIMQKHGDPGLDCAEVLYNSGLVFEVCNNKDRALEAFEESVRILMKLGFEGVHPQVVKAQNKIEMLQDKRKQRGYWTPGQ from the coding sequence ATGTTCTGGGATAGAGAAGCTACCATCCAGGTCCGAGGTGAACCGACCGACCGGAAGGTCGATGACCTACATGGTTCCACTGTTATACGAGTAGATAAAGTTATTGAAAGGCGTCAGCACCTTCCTGTTGAGAGTGTTGAATTGGAGGAGCGTGAGCAACCTTGTGTTGCAACACCACTGACCGAAGGCGTTGGTCAGACCTGTCATTTTAGCTCCAGTATAAAAAATCAAAAGAAGGTTCTATCTGATAACGGCGAGACTGGTATGCCAGTTGAAGAAGAGCCAAACTGGTTAGATATTTCGAATTGGTTCACTGCCTTAGGGAAACAAGGGCTAGAAGACCACCATCAACCGAAAGCTCGAATTGATTTCATTGAGATTGATACGAAGGTTGAAGACCACGAACTGGTTCAATTACAAGAAATGTATCTTCCAACTTGTTTGAGATGGCTTGACCCAACCTTCCAGCCTATCGACGACCTCGAAGGtgcgacaacaacaaacgaGCAATTGTCGGCGGGCGTGTCAACCAGAATAGGCTTTTCTGACGTACAATCCGTTACTTTGGCCAATGGCGAAGGGTCCATTGCAGATTTGGTAGCCAGCAATTCTTTCGATCTTGGAAAAAATGAAGATTTTCCCGAAAGAGTAAAACCTACCTTCGACGTCGCAAACAAACTGGCCGATACCAGCAAGTCAGAGGCGACTGCTACTATCAGAACGAGCGACAATCGTCTTTGTTTGGCTAAAGGAAAAAAAGCGATGTCGGAGGTGCACAATGAGGAGCGCCGACAAATTCTTGTCAAGGAATTGTTATCATCGATATCCACTTACGGTCGCTACGATCCTCGTGTCGCCGACGCCAGCGCTTCACTAGGTGATCATCTCGATGAGTCAGGTGAGCACAAGCAATCACTCAAGCTTTACCGAGACGCTGTATCGATATATAGTTCAAAGCTCGGTGATGACCACAAGAAGACAATGGATGCCCGTGTCAAGCTCGGTAGGATCCTTGAGCACGCTGGGGAATACAACGAAGCCATCAACACGTACTACCTCGCCACAGTCATGCGCAAAGCGGTGCGCGGAGAAAAAGACCCTGCAGCAGCGGATTCTATCGTCTGCATTGCGCATACTTTACGAAAAAAGGGCGACTACCACCAAGCCATCAAGGAATTAAAGCGCTCCCTCAAAATATACCGTGAATCCCTGGGAGATGCCCATCCGAAAGTCTCTAGTGCTGTGGATGAGATTGCCTCATTGTATGTTACACTAGGAGACTTCGACAAATCTGCTGCGATTCTCGAGGAGGTTGTCAAACTCAAGGCGGCGACGCTGGGTATGAATACCAAGGAAGTAGCTTCTACGTTGATCAGCCTAGCGACGACTTACGAATGCTCCGAGCAAGTTGAAAAATCCTTGAAGACATTGAAAAAGGCGTACAAGATAGAATCTGAGATTGGCGGGTTTTCCTCCGAGGGAGCCATCAGTATTCTGAACCGTATCGCCATGCTATATGAAGGAACGGGTGACTACAATCGTGCCTCAATAGCTTTCCTCGGTGTGCTTCGTGGACAGAAGAGTATCTATGGGGAGGAACAtctcgtcgtcggcgaaGCATACTACAAGCTCGGATACTCCCTCCATCAAATGGGTCACATCCATAAAGCTCTTAAGTGCATGAAAGAAGCCCTCCCTATTTTTGTGCGTGAAGGCACCGAAACCAGTGACGTCGAGCGCATTGCCGAGATTTTGCACGAGATGGGTCTCATGAACAAGGAAATGAAGAACTTTCACGAATCTACCTGTATGTTCAAACAGGAGCTAGGAATTCGTCGGAAGATTGGTCAGAGCGAGTTCCCTCTGATAACCCGTGCATTGAACCAGTTGGGCGTGGTTGAGTTTGAGATGAAAAATAGCTCCCGTGCTCTCAAGTACCTAGTAGAAGCTCTGAGCATAATGCAAAAGCACGGTGATCCAGGTTTGGACTGTGCTGAAGTATTGTATAACTCTGGGTTGGTTTTTGAAGTGTGCAACAACAAGGACAGAGCTTTGGAGGCTTTTGAAGAATCTGTTCGCATCTTGATGAAACTTGGATTCGAGGGCGTGCACCCACAGGTGGTGAAGGCTCAAAACAAGATTGAGATGCTTCAAGATAAGAGAAAGCAGCGAGGATATTGGACGCCTGGACAGTGA
- a CDS encoding predicted protein, producing the protein MTLVTSHPYASDGAVNGEKEIDASVSFLCWLVFLPCTFGAIPFKTTLLLDDEEVTKADVPSPETNLRLTISYSLQSDLCGNHVSRRPYGELGSVDRGTCLCCISVESAFGPISPGCGCDAGKVDEIVHELKTRMRLRGDTAQILRAEETLQRLHDLDAKLVREL; encoded by the exons ATGACTTTGGTAACGAGTCATCCTTATGCTAGCGATGGCGCAGTAAATGGTGAAAAAGAAATAGATGCGAGCGTAAGCTTTTT GTGCTGGCTGGTCTTCTTGCCTTGCACTTTCGGTGCTATTCCGTTCAAGACAACGCTGCTCCTGGACGATGAGGAGGTCACAAAGGCGGACGT TCCATCGCCCGAGACGAATCTTCGACTGACTATCTCTTATTCTTTACAAAGTGATCTTTGTGGCAATCATGTATCGCGACGCCCGTACGGAGAACTAGGGAGTGTGGATCGAGGGACGTGCTTATGTTGTATTTCTGTCGAATCGGCATTTGGGCCTATTTCACCAGGTTGTGGATGTGATGCCGGAAAGGTCGACGAGATAGTGCATGAGCTTAAAACACGCATGCGCCTGCGAGGAGATACGGCGCAAATTTTGCGTGCGGAAGAGACCTTACAAAGGCTGCATGATCTTGATGCTAAGCTCGTACGTGAACTTTGA